The genomic window AATATAATCTTGAAGATGAGCCCTTGAGCCCTTCGGCAATGAAACAAGTAGATTTTCCTTTATAGGCTCCAATCTCGACAACCACGGAGAAATCATTAAGAGATCTGGCTATTTTAAAAACAATCCTCCCCTCCTTGATTCCAAAATGACCTTCTTGCTTATCTATTTCCTCTAGCCGTCGGCCCTGACTTAGAAAATCCTTCAAAAGATTTCTCATCTTAGATCACTCCTCATCCCAATTAATTCCATTTCGAATACATTTATATTCCAATTATGGAACAAATAAAGCAAAAAAAATTATCCGCGTCTCGCCACAGCAACGATTTGCCTACCCCACCATTTTCTAGTCATTAAACTGATGGGCGCCCATGACGGATCTTCACACCAGATGTCCACTTTAAAATCTCTCAGCATGGCTTTAATTTTGCCGGGCGTGCAGACATTCACATGCAAGGCCTTTCCAGCTTCTCCCCTTCCCACAACTTTGACCTTTAACGCATTCCTCATGAATTCAGCAACGTTCTTAGGCCGATACTTACCTCTCAACACACGGAAGGTCCATTTCAAAAACCGGAATGGAAGATCCAGAGCCATTTTGATCGGCTGAAGATACTTCTCATAATAAAGGTTTGGTGTCGTGATGATGATCCTTCCGTTTTCTTTGAGGATTTTCTTGAATTTCTCACAGGTTCGTCCTAACTGATCGTCATTCATATGTTCAAAAACATCAAGCATAAAAATCAGATCGTAACGCCTGGAAAAATCATGATCGGCAACATCGCCAATCTCAGCCCTGGCAAAAGACCTCATCCCGACAGGAAGCATCTGTATCGTCTGCCGGGCGATATCAACGGCCGTCCTGCTATAATCCAGACCTAATACATGAGCTCCCTTCTTTGCGCAATAATATAATAATTCGCCCCTGCCGCAACCGACATCCAAGATTTCATCGCCTTGTCGCGGAACAGCGATCTCCAGGACGTGCTTATATTTAGGGTGGATAGCGATATCCAGCCCTTGCGCGTATTCATGGCACCCTTCGTTATCATGATAATAATAATTCGCGTCGTAGAGATTGGGGTCGACGATCTTTCGATTGCTCATACGGTCTTCTCTTGGACTGTCTTAAATGAATCCGGCGCCTTACGCCGATTTTTTCTTTTTTTCGTGAAACCAGTAATAAATGCCAAAGATGCGGATAATAAACCACTCTTCGTATCTGGACCTATAGAACCAGAAAGGCGAAAACAGGTCAAATTTCGATTCCATACCCTTTGATATACGATACAAGCTAATGACCCTCCGATAATGCTATGCCGAGAGTCTTAAACAATGTCTTGAGCCGGTCTCGATACGTGTGGCGACCGTTGACAAGATCAAAACCATTTTTTGCGATCTCCATCCTCTTTTCAGAATGCGCCAGATAAAACTCGATCTTTTGCCTCATCTCGCCCTGGATATCATCGAACATGGCCAAATGCTTGTTTTCTTCAAAAAGCTCATCAACGCCGTTCCCCTTCACGCGATGCGTCAAGAACATGGCCCCCGCCCCCATAGCCTCAAAGAACCGGGCGTTGATATCGTTATGGATCGGGTAATTAACGACAATCTTGGCTTTGGAGTAAAAATCGTATAATTGTTCGCGTTCGGCACGACCGATGTAAGAATTGGGATAATAATACCTGAGCGTCTCGATGACCACCTTTCGAAGGCTGTATTTCCCTTCCGTGCCGATAAAACAGATGTCGTATAGGCGCTGATCGTCGCCCAAAAATATCTGTCCCGGCTTCAGCGCATCGGCAGCCCACGGCAGCCAATGAGCCGTAACTCTCGTATCTTTCTTCAATCGCTGGATGTCGTCTTTTTGCGCCAGGAAAAGCGCATCATAATTTGCGGCCTGTCTTCTGATTTTCTTGTAAGGTTTCTTGAGGTGGGTATCGGAAATCCACCAGGCGGCCGGGTGCAGGCGTTGAGGCATCACAATCGTATAATCTCCGTCGTCAAAGCGGATATAAAAATCGAAACCGCCCTTGACCGACTGGATCTCCTGCATATCAAATTGATGCAGCTCAAAAAGCGGATCGCGCCGAAGGATCTCCATGCAGCGCTCCCCCATCGCAACCCGGGAATTCCGATGAAAAACCAAAGCCAAGCGTTTCTTGCCCTTTGAAGAAGTTTGATTATCCAAGATCGTTATGCTCTAGCCTGCTGTTGTTTCTTTTTGCGCTTGCGGCTTTTTTTGCCCTGCGTGACCCAGAACCCATGCCACCATCCATAGAGATCATACAGGGTCTTGCGGCCCTGCTCACCCGTATAAACCCAGGGTTGCCAGCTCTTACTCCATTCCAGGATTTGTTCTTTTGTATACTTTGTGTCAATGAGCCGGACTTTAGACTCACGGAATTTGCGGCTGCAGATCTTTTGCAATTCGGCGTAATTCGACGCAGAGACCAGCTCATCCCCCTTCTGGTTCTTGAAAGGCGGCAAGGGCAAAGCGGCGCTGCACCGAAAACAATACCTGTTGATCTGGTCTTCAAAATCCTTTACCGTCCTCTTCCACCAGCCTTTTTCCAGAGGATATCCGCCAGGACCATCAAAAAGCATGTCCATGGCTGCGGCGACTTCGCAGAAAAACCCACCCTTTGGATTAATCGAAGGCGACCATTTTTCCTGTATCCAGCATTTATCGATCAAGGTACGCATGAAGGCGCGATCATCCAGCACATCTTCCATCGCGATCAAAAGAGGCTGATGCTTCTGGGTATCATCTTCATGGTCATTGTAATAAATGTTCTCGGCGAACGTCTGACGGATAATATCCCGATACTCTTTCCATTTGTAGCCGGAAGTCCACAAGAATCGCTTCTCCAGGGGCATCTTCTTGCGCAGGATTTCGCAAATCTCCCTGAATTTCGGATGAAGAGTAGGCTCACCCCCCATCACACCCACTCCTCCCGGATAGCCTTCCAAAGAATCAAGGGCCTTTTCAAACGTCCCCAAATCCATGAAATAGGGCTTGCCGTGATGTCCGACAAAGCGCGTGCAATGCAAACACTGATGTATGCATGCATTTGTAATTTCAATCTGAATCAACCATGTCTCCCCAATCGCCTTCATCCATCCCCCTCCAATCAAAGCTAAAACCAGTATGGGTTATCTGCTACTATCTAGTACTATTTTATCTAAAAATAGACGCCTCTATTATTTCTCCTCCTTAACCAAGAAATCTATTAGATCTTTATCGTTAAAAATATTCTCTATTGCAGCAGAAAATGCGCAATTGACTACTTTGGCATTTGTTTCTTGCGAACCGAGAAAACAAGTTCTGATCTCTCTTTGCCCATGATACATCTTTTCATATGTTTGACCCGCAGCATTTGTTGCAACAATCTTAATTGTGGATTTTCCGATATTGCCACCTGTCCAAAAGCCCATTTCTACATCATAAGCAAGAACCCTTAATTCAACTTTCATCGATGTAGCTGATTCATCTTTTGCCACAGGAAGAAAGCCTTTCTTCCGCAGCCCATCCGACATCGCCGTTTGCAAAATTTCTGGCACATCTTGATCAGTCGTAATCTTGGCCGTCTTCATCCCATAAACATTCGATCTATTGCCAATGATCCGATCTTCTCTTTCATCTACAACGCATAGACCGATCTTTTTACCAGCGCCTACCTGAGAAGATAAAATATTTGCTGAAGGTTCAACTTTCAAATTTTGGCTGATATAAGCGCACCCCGATACTAAAAAAGATAGGAAAATAAAGCAGGCTGTCTTTCTCATTCTATATTCCCTCCCCGTTTTTCAGCGACAGTCACATCCCCGTTGAGGTCCGATCACTTGTTTTCCCCTCCTAGGTATGAACAACCGTCCCAATCATTTTCCCAGTATCATTCCTTAAATTGCCCCTTCTAGTGAAGAATTAAAGAGTGCTGCGCTCTACTCTGAATAAACGCAAATAACCCAATTAAAATAGGCGGTATTAATAAAACAATTAAAATTATAAAAATTTTGATTTTATTAATACCGCCATATCCTTTAAATTTATTGTTATAAATTTTGCTGGCCAGCCAAAAGAAATATAGACTCCCTAATTCTAAAAAAATTATTAATACTAAATTCAATTGATAATCTAAGTATTTTCCTAGAGGATTTAGAATAAGAGCAACACCAAGAGTACTAACAGCAATCTTTTCTTTATTATTTTTTATTGATATTATTCCCATAAAAATTAAGATTAATCCAATATTGACATAGAGCCAAAAATCTCCGTATTTAATAATATCTTGAGATTTGATAAAAATCGTTTTTAATAATTTTACCAGATCAGAAAATATTAAAAGTGTGTAAAAACCGAGTATGTATATAAATTTAAATTTTTCAAGAAAGCTAAATTGTTTTTTCACTGTATTATTTTGTATTTGCATTTTTAATCACAGGGTAATGATATTGCTGCTCTCCATAAATTGGAACCCACGCTCTCCTAGCTGCATCAACTGCATAAGTTATGCTTGATGCGACAACAGCAGCGCCAGCCAAAAGATTAAAAGGAAAAGATGCAGCTGCGGCAACAATCACTCCTACTCCTAACCCCCATCCAGACTGTATCATAGAACTCGTATAATCCCCCCAAAAAAGACCATGATTGAAATACTTGCCTTCTGTACTTACATTAAGCCAATTTTCAGATGGAGCGCTATCTAGAACACGTATAAACTTGTTCTCTGAAACAGCTGCTATTTTTGCAGCAGTCTTGAGCTGTCCTTCGACTCCGCCTTCTTCACGTGCCGCATCCAAGGTCTGTTGCAGATTAGCAGCTCTCTTTTGCTCAGTCTGTTTTTCAGTTTCTGTTTTTGGTTTTCTGTTTCCTGACTCCGCAACTCTATTTGCAAGATAACCGACAGAACTATATAACGCCCCCATCCAGGCACCTTGACCAAGGTCGCCACCAAAGATTGCCGCTCCAATAGCACCGCTCCCTGCGCCCCCAAGTACCGCAGCAGCAAAACCTGGCCAGAATTGATCACCAGCCGAATAACCTAACCCACATCCTATGCCAGCGCCTATTCCTCCAACCAAAGCGTTCATTCCAATATCGCCACCGTAAGCTGCTCCATTTATGGCACCTGATGCAGCCCCTCCGGCTGAAGCTCCGACAAAAGCCCACGCAGGTCCCCACAATGAACTTGCTGCCGTTGCTCCCGCGCCAATTAAACCAGCTCCCAAGGCACCTAATAACAGACCTTGCCAAACAGGTTGATCATTAACTGCTGCTGATATTGCTCCTAAAATCGCGCCGATAATTATAAACCAAAAATGCCCACTTGGATCCATGTAATTCAGCGGATTATTGCGGCAATAGGAATAACGATTCAGGGATTGAGGGTCGTAGGGCGCCTGGACAACGGTGTCGGCTGAAACGAAGCGGCCGATTTCGGGATCATAGTAGCGCGCGCTGTAGAAATAAAGCCCCGTTGCATCCAGCTCCTTACCGGTGAATTTGTAATCCGTGACATCCACGCCTTCGTTTTTGGAAACACTACCATAAGGCGCGTATTCCAGATGTTGGACCTGCTGGCCGTTCTGATCGGTAACAATGCTTGAAGACCCCAGATGATCTCCATGATAATAGTTTATGTCTGCCGACCCGCCAGCCACAGATTTAATGCTGCAAACTCTCGTCGATCCTGCAAAGACATGTTTAATCTGCGTAAGCTGATTTCCGGAATCTGTGCAATCGTCCTTTTCAAAGAGCGATCCGATATAAGTTGTGGTCCGGGTTTCGTTGTCGGCGGTTCGAGAAACCCTTACCCGCCCTCCGTCCCCGTCATACATAAATGACGTCACGGCATCGGGTTGAATTATCCTAATTATACGATTTTCAACGTCATATTCCAGGGTTTTATTTTTTCCTGACGTCATGTTTCCATTGGCATCGTACTCGTAGCTATAACTGCTTGCGGACGTCACGGCATGTGGCCCGGCATTCGCGCCGTATAGCATAAAACCAACATCAGACTTATACGTCATGTTGCCAATGGCATCGTATTGAAAATTATGATTGGATACGCCGTCTCCATCGGGAATATTCTGCGCGGAAGTCAAGCGATCCAGCTCATCATAGCCGAACGTGCGGATATTATTACGCAGATTATCCGTTAAGGTCGCCACATTGCCGTTTTTGTCAAAGATATAGTTCAAATCCTGCAGATGGACGCTTCCGCTCACCGTGTCTATGCGCGCCAATCTCAAATCCTGGCCATAGCTATAATCTGTGCTTACACCATTACCATACCGAATACGACGTATGCGCCCTTGACTGTCATAGTCTATTGAATTTACGTAATCCGTTGAGGTCGAAGTACTGGACACTCTTTCCAGAAATCCGGAATTGGTATCGTAAGAATATTCGACTGCTTCGCTATCGGGATAAATCAATTTTGTCAGACGATCCCAGGCATCATATTCTCTTTGAACCTCATATGCGTGAGCATCGACAGTCTTGACGGACTTTATTTCCCGGCCAAGCTTGTCATAGAAGAATTCCGTCGTCCCGGAACCATCGACGACTTTCGACAGGCGGCCTATGCAGTTCTCCTTGGCTGCTTCATCGTAAATATATGTTGCAAGTATTTGCCCATCGACTTGCTTGCCGGTCAGCCGATTCAAATCATCATAACTGAATTCCAGAACCTGATTTTTTGCATCGGTCTGCTTGATTAAATTTCCCAAAAGATCGTATTCATATGTCCAGACCCCCATATCGGGATCATCCATTTTGATCTTGCGTCCCGCAGAATCATACCAGATTTGCGAAATATTCCCTTGGGTATCTGTCACCTTAAGCAAGTTATCTTGGATATCATAGTCGTAAACTGTCTTGTATACCCCACCTTGGGTGAATTCCGTGACTTCAATAACATTGCCGTAAATGTTTTTTAGGATTCCCTTCTTGTGGCCCATCGGATCAACAGTCTCAACATAAAGCGGTGTCACATAGAAAACCTGGCTTTCGGCGTCTTTGGCCGTCCCCGGAAAATCTGATATCGTCTTTGTGATGCGGCCGCGAATATCGTATTCGTATCGCACATATGAAATCTGGGCTTCCGGCTCATCGACATAATGCGCAATTGATTCCTTTTCGACCCGGCCTATATTGTCGAAATAGGTCTCAGTCGAAACCTGACGGCTATTTTCTCCGTCCTCACCGTTTGAAACCGTTTTGTATTTTCTAGCCAGGCCATCCACATATTCCGTTTTTTCAAGATTGCCCTGCCGGGAAGCTTTGGTATTGAAATCAGGATAATTGAATTCTGTTACAACTTCACCATAAGCGTTCATTGTCTGGACAGGACGACCGAGAGAGTCATAAGAGGTCGAGCTCATATTACCGTTAGGATCTGTCGACTGGATGATCACGCCCAATTTTGGGTCATAAACGTAAGAAACTACGTGGCCTAAAGTATTAGCGATATTCAAAGGAAAGGAATTGAATACCGTCTCATATTCCGTCGTCACTGTACGGCCCAAAGCATCTGTCGTCGCCACCACATTACCAAAAATGTCGTATAAATAACTGCGGGCGACCGATTGCTGACCGCCCGTTAAAGGATTGACGACAACCATAGACTCCTTGCCTACATTGCCACGCGAATCGTATTCAAAGCTTTTTTTCGTCACGACAGCATCGTCTTTATCCTTCAAGATAACCTCTAACGGCCTATTCAAACCCGTCTCATAGGCGCGTGCAAATGTTGTTTCCGTCGTTTTTTCATCGCCTTCTTTTAAAATGTCTCCCAGACTCCTTACCTCAAGGGGGTTGCCTATAGCGTCATAATCAAATTCACTGGCTGTGCTTAATACAGAGCCATCCTCCTCCCACACAATCGTGTCCTGACGAATCAAAGCAGGAAACCCAAGAACATTATCGGCAGGACCGGCCTTCCTGACATCGTAGGTATTGCTCGCCTGACTGATTTGACGGCCATTCCCATCAAATGCGGCAATCTTTTCTATCTGCCCCTTCAAGGCGCCATCCTGATCAAGCTTACCCTGATAGAAATACGTTTCCGTGTAATTTCCCGTAACGGGATCAAGTGCCTTAACTTTCCCAAATCCGCGGAATTCACGCTCAACGGCATCATAATAGCCACCCGAAAAGACAAACTGCTGATTATAAGATTCTTGCGGTGATCCAAGGGGCAGCGTATCAATGATCTTAATCTCGGATGCCACCTGCACCGGAAACGGCAGCCCAGGATTATCTGCGATAGAAGCATAAGAATACACAATTTCCGTCTTACCTCCGATACCATTAGCAATCTGCCGAAGCAGATCTGGCGGCCTTTGATCGGTAATCTGCGTTTTCCATCGTAAAATTCCAATCAATTCATGGTCATAGCCGGCGCGATCGGATATGCCATCGCCGTTAAAATCACCAGTTGTAACGAATTCATCGGCACTGCTGCCAAAACTCCCCAAGAGTCCTTTTGTCGAAAAATTTTCTCCGGTCGAAACCGCGTAATACCAATCCTGGCTGGATTTGTCCCAATATCCAACATCTGAAATCCCATCGTTGTTATAGTCTGAAACTACGGGCTCTTTGCCGGCCCCGAATCCTGAAATCCAAACGCCGCCGTCCAGAAAAGTCCTACCATTGGAAAGCGCGACCTTATATTCACCGCTTGATTTCTTAACAAGGCAGAGGTCTGCCAATGAATCTCCGTTAAAATCCCCCATCAACATCGAATAATTCGTTCCAAAACCGGCCAGCCACGTCGTCATGGCACCAAAACCGCTGCCTTGGCTTAAAACGACTCGCACCTCTCCTGTTTCTTTGTTATATAACCCGAAATCACAATATTTATCTCCGTTGAAATTCCCAGAAAAAACAAGCCATGATGAAGGATTTTCCGTAAAATCCAGCCATAACGCAGGCAAAGACAATCCGCTTCCCGTCGATAAGGCTATACGCAGTTCACCGTTCGTCTTGTTATACAGTCCGGCATCGGCTTTTCCATCACCATTAAAATCTCCCCCTACCGGAGATACATCGACACCAGTCGTCCCCGACTGGAGCCAGTCAGAGGCATTCGTAAAAACACCACCTTCTGAAATCGCTACCTCCCAAACCCCTGTTGCGCCGTTATATAGCCCCAGATCGCACAGAGCATCGCCATCGAAATCACCCATGATCGGAAATATCAGATTCGTTGAGGCATTCGGATCTACGACATCCACGCCGACCGAACTCTCGACACTTAAACCGCCTGTATCTGCGACAACTACTGACACCGCGTGGTCTCCTGCATCATCAAAAGAAATCGTTTTCTCATACACGCCATCGAGATCACCGGAGGCTATTTCCTGGCTGTCTTTCTTCAAAATAAAGGTCAACCCGTCTCCATCCGGATCGCTGCTCGATATCCGGACTATCACATCTTCGCCTTTGTTGATAGTATATGTACTCAAGCTTAAAGCGACTTCCGGCGATCTATTAACATTATTAACAACAATGGTTCCGTTTTCGGTGACAGTATCGATGCCATCCGAAGCCGTGACGCTATAAGGATAAGAGCCAGCATCATCATATCCTGTCAGCCATTTTCCCGCCGTATCCCAAGGAGACGAGTAATAATAAGTGATGGCATCGCCATCTGCATCGGTCGCTTGAGGAGTTACAACTGCTAATTGGCCTTCCTGAACCGTAATATCGGACAAAGCTGCCAAGACAGGCGGACGATTGACATTTTTGACATTAACCTTAACATCTTGGTTGGCAACAAGACCGGTGGCATCCGTGGCTCTAACTGTGACGACATACATTCCTGCGTCATCATAGTCTGTCTGCCACCGGCCCTGTGCATCAAACGGTGCGCTAAATGCATACACGATCTCATCATCATCCAAGTCTGTCGCATGCGGTGTAATCACAACCTCCTGGTTTTCGTCCGCATAAATGTCCGGAATAAAATCAAGAACGGGCGCATTATCCACGCCTTCTACCTGAAGAGTCACTTCATTCGAAGAAACGGGGTTCCCTTCCATATCTTTTGCTTTAAATATAACCACCTCTGTCCCAAACCAACCCTGAGACTGGGAAAAACTTACCTCGTTCGTCACAGGATCAATCTGCACGACAACGCTCTGATTGCCGCTAACCGAATAATCCAAAGCATTACCGTCAAAACTCAAAAAATAGTCATCCAGATCGAATGCATTCGTTTTAACCCCGTTCTCAAGCCAATTCTGGTTAGGAATAATATATGCCAAAAGAGGCGGGGTCGATTTCGTCGTTGCAACATAACCGCTTTCCAGAACAAAAGTTGCGCTATTGGTCCGGCCAACACACGATTCACCAAAACTATCCTGGCTGACAGCAAAACCCGATGCCACACGACTGCCTGCACCTTGAACAACAGCGCCACTTTGTATTATCAGGCTTGAACCGGCCATACTGAATGCCAATGCCTCCCTGGCGCCGCCAAACACCAGCATATGAGCACAGATCAAAACAACCGAGACTATTTTTTGCATAAATACCTCTATCTTAGTTATTGCTCTGGTATTCGAAGGCCTGTTTAGGGAAACAGGAACCATCGCCTGCGCACTGCTGGAATGACGCCACAACAGAACGATCCGTGTCATCACTCTTGCCATATTCGATGACATAACGCCAAACCAGATCGCCGTTACACTTTGCCAGGATTTCCTTAAGGCGCTTTGCTGTTTCTATCTTTGTCCCGCTAATATAGCTAAATACATGGTCTGCCCTGTCCTCCAGAACAAAATCAACTGAATTCCTGCCCGTAACGCCGGCATTTTCGTTTCCTGTATAAATGATGCGCAATAAGTATGTTTTCCCGGCATCTTTAGCGTAGTCATATTTCACATCGTTACCATTTGTATCCAGAACCCTGGTCAAATACCAACTAAACGTCCCTCCCCAACCCGCCTCCCTGCTTTCATCCGTCTCGCCGAACTTCAAGACATTGCCGTCCTTCCCCAAAGCTCGCCAGCTGTCATTGCTCTCCTTATAAAATCTAGTAAATGAAGACTCAATCTTTGTTTGATACAGGTTATCAACCAAATGCACCAATTCCGTTGTCCCAGCATCCGTAACTAAATAGAACGTATCTTTGGTATCATCATAAGTCGGCACGCCAAGCCGCGTTGAACGGACGATATATCCTTGTTTCAGATCAAACCCCATGCCCAACCAAGAATTCGCATTTGAAGAACGATAGACAAGCGCAAGCGAAGGTTGGATGCTTTTCCGCCCCGGCGCCACGGTGATCGGAAAACTATGGCTGAACGCCCCTGTTAGAAGATCCGGCAACGGAATCTTTACCCCGCCGCCAATCGGCGCACCTTGAGACACAAGGCTCATCAAAGCCGCATATGTGGAAAAATGATCCACTGAAAAAGTCACGCTATAACCATCTGAAGAAATAACCGACGTTTTTCCTGTAGAGATGATCTTCTGTTCGACGCTATCATAGAGCCCCAACTCAACCGGAGTCCCCGGAATACCAGCCTGGTCCAATCGATAAATAAGTTGAACGGGGACATTAAAAACCAAACCATAAGGCTTGCATTCAACAACATTCAAAAGCATCGTCTGGTTTGGAATGGCCCCTTCCATGAACTCTGGATTCACGGGGAGTATCTCAAAACCACGCGCTGTAGACATGGCTCCTTCCGGAATAATCAATCTTGTCTTCCCGTCAGATGAGAGGACTTCGCCTCCCTCGGGCCCTATGATTGTCCCTGGTTCTGTGATCGTGCATGCACCCTTTTTTGTCCAACCGGCTTTTAATCCCCCAGCATCCTGCATATAGAGGTATATGTTCTTTGCGCCCAAAAACGTCTCCTTGAATGAAACCACCCAGCGAATTGTCATCCTCGAGCCGCTACCTGAAACGCTTGTCTGCGAGCAATCCATCCTCACATATGAATTCTCAAGTATTCGCGCTGCTCCGGGAGCATATCCTGTCCCCCATGAAGTATTGGTATCGTTACGTAAATAAAGTTTATTGGTTGCCCGGTTATAATAGGCCTCGAATGATTTTGCCTTGTTTGTCGATACGTTCACATGGATGTAAGCCGTCTTGATATTTGTCCACCCGTCCGCATCGTTATACTCGACAGTAAATGTCATATAATTGTTTGCTGAAATAACCGCGTTAGACGGAGAAACGGAACCCAGCGTAGGCGATGTAGCAAAAACAGAAACCGGGAAAACAGACAATAAGCCCAAAACAACAAGAAAGCTTCTCATAGAGATCCTCCTGCGTTTCAACCACAAACAAAATGATTCAGGATTACGGCGCGCGCAGAGTATGTTGTCTCTGCATAAACCGCAATGGCGGGGCATGCCTTTTTTGAGGAATTGTTCGGCGAGTTTTTCTTTGAGCTCGAATGTAATCATACTTACTGATTTATAGCTGAACATAATTTTTGTTGCAATAACGAGTATACATCTTGTTCCATTTATGTCAACTATTATTTTTCCATAAATGGAACTAATCTTACAACTTGTTGCATGCCAATTTGATACAATTTCCTTATTTTTTGAATTTACTCATATAATATTTCCAATTTTGTTTGACTTTTTGTTCCATTTATGATATCTTTAAACAAAGGAGAAGGCTATGAAATTAGGCGAAAAACTTAAAGCATTAAGGAAACAGAAGGATCTTACGCTGGATAAACTCTCCGAGCTTTCTGGGGTCGCCAAGGCCACATTGAGCCGTATTGAAAATGGCGTCACAACCGGGAATCTCAATACCCATCTTAAAATATGCGACGCTTTGGGTGTCAACCTTGGGGAGCTTTATAAGGGGCTGGAGAATGCCGAGGAAAAAGTGGTCGCCTTTGATGAAAAGACAATAAAAGAGGCGGAGGTTTTCAATTACGACGAAAAGGTATCATCTATCATTCTGGCCAGACAAACCGGGAAAAAGAAAATGCTACCCCAGCTTTTAATCATAGAGCCGCAAAAAGGAACACCAGCAGAAGAAAATTCCCCTGGAACGGATAAATTCATCTTTTGCCTCGAAGGAGAAACAGAATTAAAGATCGGAAACAAAGCCTATCAGCTTAAAAAAAATGGCAGTACTTACTTCGATGCATCCCTCCCTCACTCTGTCAAGAACACCGGCTCAAAACCCGCAAAGCTGATCACCGTCGTTAGTCCGGTCGCTTTATAATCAGACAACCCATTAACTTTCACCATGGGAGGAAACATGACAGCTAAAAAAAGAATCTTAATATGTGATGACGAAGAAGGTATTAGAGAATCTTTAAAGTTGATCCTTGAAAACGATTACGATCTAATCTTTAGCTGCAGCGGTAAGGAATGTCTTGAAAAACTTGAGCGCCATAGAGACATCAAACTCGTCCTGCTCGATATTAAAATGCCCAAACAAAACGGCCTTGAGGTCACCCGTGAAATTAAACGCGTACGGCCTGAAATCAAAATCATCATCGTCACCGGCTATGCCAGCCCTGAAATCGCTCAAGAAGCCATGTCTGCAGGCGCCGATGACTACATCCCAAAACCCTTTGCTTCAAAAGAAATCCTCAAAAAAATAAGCGAGTCCTTCTAATTTCATGCCCTCAATAAATTGGTTCTTCATTTCAAGCCTTTCTCTCAGCATAACATCCTTAGTTCTTTCAATTTTACTTCTGGTTTTTGGAAAAGAAAAAGTACATAAAATGTGGGTTTTTTTCAATGTTTCTCTTCTTGCCTGGGGAACATCCGCTACCATAGCCAGCACTCTCCCCCTTTCTCATATCAATCTTGCCGATCTAT from Patescibacteria group bacterium includes these protein-coding regions:
- a CDS encoding SpvB/TcaC N-terminal domain-containing protein translates to MTIRWVVSFKETFLGAKNIYLYMQDAGGLKAGWTKKGACTITEPGTIIGPEGGEVLSSDGKTRLIIPEGAMSTARGFEILPVNPEFMEGAIPNQTMLLNVVECKPYGLVFNVPVQLIYRLDQAGIPGTPVELGLYDSVEQKIISTGKTSVISSDGYSVTFSVDHFSTYAALMSLVSQGAPIGGGVKIPLPDLLTGAFSHSFPITVAPGRKSIQPSLALVYRSSNANSWLGMGFDLKQGYIVRSTRLGVPTYDDTKDTFYLVTDAGTTELVHLVDNLYQTKIESSFTRFYKESNDSWRALGKDGNVLKFGETDESREAGWGGTFSWYLTRVLDTNGNDVKYDYAKDAGKTYLLRIIYTGNENAGVTGRNSVDFVLEDRADHVFSYISGTKIETAKRLKEILAKCNGDLVWRYVIEYGKSDDTDRSVVASFQQCAGDGSCFPKQAFEYQSNN
- a CDS encoding XRE family transcriptional regulator, with the protein product MKLGEKLKALRKQKDLTLDKLSELSGVAKATLSRIENGVTTGNLNTHLKICDALGVNLGELYKGLENAEEKVVAFDEKTIKEAEVFNYDEKVSSIILARQTGKKKMLPQLLIIEPQKGTPAEENSPGTDKFIFCLEGETELKIGNKAYQLKKNGSTYFDASLPHSVKNTGSKPAKLITVVSPVAL
- a CDS encoding response regulator gives rise to the protein MGGNMTAKKRILICDDEEGIRESLKLILENDYDLIFSCSGKECLEKLERHRDIKLVLLDIKMPKQNGLEVTREIKRVRPEIKIIIVTGYASPEIAQEAMSAGADDYIPKPFASKEILKKISESF